A single genomic interval of Spinacia oleracea cultivar Varoflay chromosome 6, BTI_SOV_V1, whole genome shotgun sequence harbors:
- the LOC130464118 gene encoding protein FAR1-RELATED SEQUENCE 4-like, whose protein sequence is MKDAYDNRRQWAPAYNRGKFWAGMSSTQRSEGMNRFFKTHVNLDCGLVLFIHNYEYCMRIKAEEEKQDNFDNIDKPAKIDVDKSVLVEYVLVKTYTSEKFAEVVKERRGLTHTNVTKTSCHGSVVLYRADEKLTSPFWRKRFKSYDVRVDKENGDLHCSCNLFEFTGILCRHIMRAMDVEDFQFVPEKYILQRWMKCVRSYESIRVSYFDPLESIRLGKAKELSQRHNYLSELAMRNDDALRLYKEAMDVVRLKMEDVVGIRKTGEKGDDLICWWDPDARNVFGRRRLRPREFGERARLRDVEPVVDENRIKTPVDKRHTGRAKTKRNAPFGGKAGGNSKNKKVVTEEEVIANEELICNAFGNLPSYRARQQHANHVGGTYAENVPQSSNVHPSQSSQAHPSQLHLSQDYSQSFEFDINYWRTRL, encoded by the exons ATGAAGGACGCGTATGATAACAGGCGTCAGTGGGCTCCGGCATATAATAGAGGAAAGTTTTGGGCAGGTATGTCTTCTACACAAAGGAGTGAGGGTATGAATAGATTTTTTAAAACTCACGTGAACTTAGATTGTGGTTTAGTTTTGTTCATTCATAATTATGAATATTGTATGAGGATAAAAGCTGAGGAAGAGAAACAGGATAATTTTGATAACATTGATAAGCCTGCTAAGATTGATGTTGATAAGAGTGTTTTAGTTGAGTATGTATTGGTTAAGACGTACACTAGTGAGAAGTTTGCTGAGGTTGTTAAAGAGCGTAGAGGATTGACACACACAAATGTCACGAAAACCTCATGTCATGGATCAGTGGTGTTGTATAGAGCTGATGAAAAACTAACCTCACCGTTTTGGCGGAAAAGGTTTAAAAGTTATGATGTTAGGGTGGATAAGGAAAATGGTGATTTACATTGCTCttgtaacttgtttgaatttacGGGAATACTTTGTAGACATATAATGCGTGCAATGGATGTAGAGGATTTTCAATTTGTTCCAGAAAAGTACATACTACAACGGTGGATGAAGTGTGTTAGGTCGTACGAGAGCATTCGAGTATCTTACTTCGACCCTCTTGAATCTATCAGATTGGGCAAAGCCAAAGAGCTTTCACAACGGCATAATTACTTGTCTGAATTAGCTATGCGTAATGATGATGCACTTCGGTTGTACAAGGAGGCTATGGATGTTGTGCGGCTAAAAATGGAGGATGTAGTCGGAATACGAAAGACTGGGGAAAAAGGGGACGACCTTATATGTTGGTGGGACCCAGATGCGAGAAATGTATTTGGTCGTCGAAGGCTACGTCCACGAGAATTTGGTGAGAGAGCCAGATTAAGGGATGTAGAACCGGTCGTGGACGAGAACAGGATCAAAACACCGGTTGACAAACGGCATACTGGTAGGGCAAAGACAAAAAGGAATGCTCCTTTTGGTGGAAAGGCCGGTGGGAATTCTAAGAACAAAAAAGTGGTTACTGAAGAGGAAGTTATTGCTAATGAg GAACTTATTTGCAACGCATTTGGAAATCTTCCAAGTTACCGTGCTAGGCAACAACACGCGAATCACGTTGGGGGTACATATGCGGAGAACGTCCCACAAAGTTCTAATGTACATCCTTCTCAAAGTTCTCAAGCACACCCGTCCCAATTACATTTGTCTCAGGATTATTCACAGTCATTTGAATTTGATATTAACTATTGGCGCACCAGATTGTGA
- the LOC130463701 gene encoding DNA repair protein XRCC3 homolog yields MATSVNKITTRCSEIDSMLSGGITIGEVTEVCGENASGDLETLNGNPLDYITTKQVDTPHEIPDVLEWTVKLIKMSQNSSMPIRVVVIDSIGSMFTGHFENNVVGSTERKDLIQAIGYGLRTIAASNHVAVVVANNVIDVFPSDHDTTQNFIISSGRKVRPALGASWTRNVRTRLMLSKRFNSFTQQIDRFINIAFSPSLEVDACMFNITEEGIVGVCS; encoded by the exons ATGGCTACTAGTGTAAACAAAATCACAACGAGATGCAGTGAAATCGATTCGATGTTGAGTGGGGGAATAACAATCGGTGAAGTGACTGAGGTGTGTGGCGAAAATGCATCAG GGGACCTTGAAACATTAAATGGAAATCCTTTGGATTACATAACTACAAAGCAAGTTGACACTCCTCATGAAATACCGGATGTGCTAGAATGGACTGTAAAACTTATTAAAATGTCTCAAAATTCATCAATGCCAATCCGCGTTGTTGTTATTGATTCAATAGGTAGTATGTTCACTGGTCATTTTGAAAACAATGTTGTTGGCTCAACCGAAAGAAAGGATCTTATACAAGCTATTGGTTATGGGTTACGTACAATTGCCGCATCCAATCATGTTGCCGTTGTTGTGGCTAACAATGTGATTGACGTATTTCCATCTGATCACGATACAACGCAAAATTTCATTATATCGTCCGGGAGAAAGGTCCGTCCGGCTTTGGGCGCCTCATGGACACGCAATGTACGCACTCGTCTAATGTTGTCCAAAAGATTTAATTCGTTTACCCAACAAATTGACAGATTTATAAACATTGCATTTTCACCATCATTAGAGGTAGATGCATGTATGTTCAACATCACTGAAGAGGGGATTGTCGGTGTTTGTAGTTAA